Genomic segment of Salvia hispanica cultivar TCC Black 2014 chromosome 2, UniMelb_Shisp_WGS_1.0, whole genome shotgun sequence:
AGAGGATGAGCACCGAGGAACTGGAGCAAGGAAAAAAATGGCTCAGCGattcattttctctaataaggtTACTTCATTAGGTCATATGCATGTGTAAACACGTCGATGCATAGCATATTTATCATTACATAGGAACATTCTTGAGGAAATGCAACTTCTGTATGctgattctttttttttgcatgCACATAATTGGGAAAAACACCAGGAAATCAATCAACTAATTAGTCAGATATTTCCTTAGTATTAGCTTCATTTGGGTCAGAACTACTGGCTGAATTAGTTATTTGCGAGGAAATGGAGTGGGAAAGAGATGAAGAGGATAGAATAAAGTTGTTATTTGTGTAACAAGTGAAACATGTCATGGAAATGTAGTTTCTTGGTAAAGTTTTTCATGcctatattttcattttccagaGTGGAAGGTCTGATCATAGCTTTTATGTTATGGCTGATGAAACAGGTGTGAGAACGATTGCCTTCCAAGTATAAATTGGGTTCTTGAACTTGCAAGAATAGCAGTTCTGCGCCATGGGGTTAATGGGCTTGTAATTGATCCATACAATGAACTGGATCATCAACGCCCTCCTAATCAGTAAGTCATCTTGTTTTCACATCAGAGAATTCGTGCTTGTATGTTACTGtaataaatcaattgaattacTGCTAATAAGTAATCTACGTTTTAAACCTTTTTTTATTCGACGAGACACTGAGAGCCTCTACGgacgaaaaaattgtaatagCAAGTAGGATAGTGTAAAACTCCTGAAATGATGAAAGGGATGTTGATGTCATTTCCGAAGCATATTTTTCTAATGCATCATGATATGGAACAGGACCGAGACTGAATATGTGAGTCAGATGCTGACCAAAGTGAAGCGGTTCGCTCAGCATCATTCATGCCATGTTTGGTTTGTTGCTCATCCAAGACAGGTTAGAACTTGCAAAACCTTATCGATACGACAAAACTTGGTTCTGGTATTTTTCTTGTAATAACCTTTTAGCTTAATGTGCTAGTTGCATAATTGGATTGGAGGCCCTCCGAATATGTACGACATCAGTGGGAGTGCACACTTCATAAACAAATGTGACAACGGCATTGTTATCCATCGTAACAGGGATCCGGATGCTGGTCCTATGGACTTAGTTCAGGTCTGCACAATTATGATGTTATTACAACTCTTGACACTGTCATATATTTGTTGCCAATTCTTTAACAAATGGTTACTATTTCAGGTTTGTGTGCGGAAAGTACGTAATAAAGTTATAGGAACAATTGGCGATGCATATCTGTCATATAATAGGTACAATCTCCTTCTCTCTGACTGGCTTATCACGACTAACTTGGCGAAAATCGTCTattgtgattatgtattgcTGATGGTTTGACGACATCCTATCAGGGTCACTGGTGAGTACTCGGACATTGATGTGGCGGGCTTGCTTTCTAAGCGCAAGCGTGGTCCGTAAGGCTTAAGGTCCATGGTCTGCTAGGAGCTCGGAGTTTGTTAATTAAAGTTATGTTTCGAGGCTGGccatcatctctctctctgtatGTTTGTCCAGGTTTGCTAGCCAATTTTGTGTCTCGTAGTCGTAGGCCTGGGATTGAATATCATTGATTTCTGTAAATACAAATATCATCATTGGCTGAATCAAGGctgtatatttatttgaacttGTATTTTCCATGTTTTCGAGTTTTCTAgctcaattatttatttgaatttgtgcacttgtatatttatttgaatttgtgcACTTCTAAGTTGCGCACAAATGCATTATTTGAAAGTACAAATGAAGTTCAAAATCACTGAGGTGCATCATTGGCCACAAAAATTTGTCTTTATTCActtgataaaatttttatgcTATCAAGAAGTTATACAAAAATCTTGCTGGCTTACTAAATTGATGATAAGtgaacaataaataatttttattcaagaaGCAAAAGAGCTCAAGAAGAACAACACAATGAATCAAAATCCAAATAGTGATTGATGAATtaatacaaagaaaaataattttccacCACGAAATTACaacaaatcaatcaaataaagaatCAACATCAActtttaagttaaaaaaaaaatcctcaaGAATCAAAATCCATGGCCTCGATCAGCATCAATCAAATTGCTGCCTTCTTGATCTTGTATCTGTAGAacaacttcttcttcttcccagATGAATTGTGCACAGTTATGACGATCTTCCCCGCCTCGTTGTTCTTGAACGTATTACGAACCGCTTCCTCATCAGTCCCCATCTTCTTACACTTGTGCACAATCATAGTGTATGAATTCTCATCTGCTGGCACAAACTCCTCTGTGTAGCTCACCTCCCATCCAAGAACTGTCACATCCCAGATAAATGTAGTCCCAGCCTGCAAATCACAACAAACCCTTCAATTATTCACCATCCAATTCcaccccccaaaaaaaatgcataaaaaatcaatcttgCATCACCTCTGGAGTTGGGATTTCAATGGTTTCAGTGGCTCCAGCCTTGATCACAACTTCTGTAGCCTCACCATCAGCATTGGAGAACTCAAAGTCATTCTCCCTCTTCATCCCTCCATACTGAACTGGAATTTCTTGGATCGGAATGTACctaaataaagaaatcaagAAGCCATGTCAGAGATTGATAATAAAGATTCCATTTTTAGATGTGGGAAATTGAGAAGGAagtaaaatgactcacttGAGAAGAGTCTCAGTGACCTTAGAAGGCCGAGCAAAGACCAATTTGCTCCTAGTTCTTTGCGTCAAGAAAGGAGACATCAATGAATGAAAAGCATAATACCAAAACGGAACATTGATGAAAATCTGCAAAACAACAAACCAAATCagcacaacacaacacaaccaTTTTCAAAACCAATATCtcaaaaaagcaaaaaagcTCACATTTTTAGCAACAAATTCAGGGTAATTATCCTGAAGAACCGCCACGGCCTTATCCACGGCGGCGCGGACCTCCTTCTTGGAAGCTCCGGGAGAGTTTTTCAGATCATTAATCTGCAGAAGAGAGCTGACCCCACCAGCCTTAAAATCCAGCTTCTGCACACCCTTCTCCATGAGCTGCACTCTCCACCTCAAGAAACGCTCCCTCTTCTCCTCCGTCGCCACCGTCTTCTCGTCCACCACGCCGAAGATGTTGTAGCAGATGGGGTGCCCCTCGCCGTCCACGCCGCTCATGTAGGCCGCGCCGCCCAGCTCCGCCTCAAACTCCTCCTCCAGAAGAGCATCAGCTCTGAAATCCTTCCGCCATTGGAGCGTCTTCTTCAGCATCTCGAAGGCCTCATTCACCTTAAATTCACGAGCTCGGAGGAATTTCAACAGCACCACGTTCGTGCTCTCGTTGCCCTTGCTCGGCAAGAGCGGAATCCCCCAAATCGAGATGTCTTCATCAATTGCTTCGGGCTCATCGCATTTCTCAACGGGCACGGGCTCGGGCGCGGGCTTTTCAGTTTCTTCCTCGCAAACTTCTGATTCCTCTTTCTTTTCGCATGTTTCTTCCGAGGGTTTCTCCTCAGAAGTCTCCTCTTTGGGGGATTCTTTCTTGGCGAAAATGGAGTTTTCGAGGATGGCTGCTTCGAGCTTGGATTTGAGCTCGTTCAAGGCCTTCTTCTCGTGATCCTTGAGATCGGAGAGGAAATTGCTCTCTTCTCTATAGGAAGAGCTTTTCTCCACAATCGTAGGCTTCAATTCTTCCTTCTCACACTTCACTtcttccgccgccgccgtcttCACATCCTCCACAGCCACCGGCGCCGCCTCAGCTCTACATTCAACCTCAACCGTCATCGTCTCTGATCAATCGATTGGCTTCCTTCAAAATTAGACACAAAAAAGCGCAATTCAGTTAATAAATCGATGAAAAAACTCGACTTTATTAACGAAATTTGTGAAATCGAAATTGAGAAAGCGAAATGATTCAAGAATTACTCACTTTGTTGCTGAGATTTTGTGATGAGAAATGAGGAGAGGAGGCAACggttatatatattttgtttgaaaggGGAAATGGGAGGGAGGGCCCACAACGGTCATTTCTTTGGTGTCATACCACGTTAGAGCCGTTAGTTAAGATTCCtaattatagtttttatttttttaaattataaaatgtgcTAGACTGGACTCCAGCAAATATTTGTTTGTCAGAATCAATTTCGGACCCGCTGACTGCGATTAATCATTGATTGCGCTGCTTAGTATTAATCCACCACTAATCTTTCAATTAGTCATCATTGGGATCAATCCAACGGCTCcaaaatggagtactataattcttgttgtttatgtaattaaataatagggCTCAAATAAGATTAAATCACCAACTCATAACCGAGACTGAGATCCAAATTGTCtactaaattattgaaaaatctcAGACATATTACATACTCACTTAAATCTattgtcaatatttttaatagtagATGAcgtttataaaattgataatacaagagagaaaaaaaaaagaatcagaatatggaagagaaaaaaaggaatgAAGAGTCAGTGGTGGGTtgtattactaaaaatgactAATTTGTATGATGAATCAATCAATATGGataaagaattttttaattgtggaCAATGTAGGATATTATTGGACTTTTTAAGTATTTGCTATTTACAAATCTATTTATGGGAAAGATGATTTATTATTGGATATTATTCCCAAATCAAATTGGAATTAATgtgttaattataataaaaaaaattaaatcaaaccTTTTTTACTAGGAGTCAATTGTGTAGACACGATTCATACACGCACATCTTAATTCACTGTGAATATTGAGAACAACTGTATTAGTAGCTAATTTTCTCTAAGATGTATCCAAAATATGAACTGTCACTTGGACGAGGtcaatgaaataaattaatgacgTTTTTAGGTGGCATGAAATGGGGATTAGTTGGACCAAATGAAATAGTAGCAATTATAAGCTGTCTAAATAACTACCTCATTGGGCTGTAAAGTAAGAATAAGAATAGAGGGCCCAGTAATAAGTTTGGGcctagtaattaaatattttttcaattatttttaattttttgggcTTGAGTTGGTAGAGATGGATTTGAGAGTTTAAACTTGTCACACAGCAATATTTTTACACCCGAAAAATGATAAACTTAGAAATAGTAGTAATCCCTGTGTTCCTGAAAAATAGGGGTGTGCATTCgtgtttcggttcggtttttcgtCCAAACTGAACCGAATctgaaaaaccgaatttaggctaaaattgaaaccgaaccgaaccgaaaaaccgaatcaaaccgaaaaaactgaaatttcaaaacaaaaccgaaaaaccgaaaaaatagtatattttaatatatctattttattttattttatatatactaatagaatataaatatatataatataaaattaatataatatatataatatttattatataaaaatatattagaagaatatatattatatatatgatataatatactaaattaataggataaaaatatataataatatatttaaaatataattcggtttttcagttttttttttcgcccaaaccgaaccgaatcaaaaaaccaaaatttttgtatttttaaaaccgaaccgaaccgaaaaaccgaaaaaactgaatcgaatttcaaaatttcgttttggttcggttcggatattcggttttcggttattTTGCTCATCCCtactgaaaaatataaatatttggttCGAcataatttttgatatattattggtacaatagaaaaaagagaggTAAACCGTAAATGGTAGTATAAGAGGCGAGTGTgctccatattattagtacgGTAGTATAAtggtataaattgaaaataaagttCACACTTTTTAGGATTGGACTAATAAGgaaatagtttatatttttcggGGATGGAGGAAGTCGTATTATGTTTTGCTTTTGGTTGGAATTATATTTCTTAGTaaattgatattgatataCTGATGAGGGAAAATGATAAATGACATTGTTTTCATGTGATAAAGATATTACTTGTATAAAAATTTCTGATAAAAACATTTTGTAAGTTTCGAGATAATTATTAGGTAAatacattaataattttatttataaatatacacacacacgcaTGTATTTATTTGACCTATCAATCAAAACAACCTAATTTTCAATAGTCATAATTCAAGACTTATAATGCATGCATGCAAACTTCAGCCGTAGATTTTtctatgaaagaaaaaaaaaaaacgtttatCTTCTTCAAATAGGAATACTTTTCTTTGCATAACTCCATTTTTCTTATCCTTTATCCAAATATAATTCATCTTCTaatttcaacaataaaaatcTCTCACGCATAAAATCCTTCTATATAAGAAAGATTTCGACCACCATTAGCAACATAaatagcaatttaagaaatgaaGTCTCCTCATCTCATTACACTCCTTCCATTAGTTCTAGCAAACATTTTACTCATCGCtacttcatcatcttcttcttcacccaATCAAAACTACGACGATTTCCTCGAATGCCTAACCGATCAATTCCAACGCTCAAACTCCGCCACCGACATAATCTACACCCCTCAAAACGCCACATACGCTTCCCTCTTACTAGCGCAAAATCTCCGCCCCGCCGCCACCGCGCCGGAGAGGCCGGAGCTCATCATCACGCCGCGCCAAGAATCCGAAATCCAAGCAGCAATCCACTGCTCCAAGAAGCTCAACCTTCCCATTAGAGCCAAAAGCGGCGGCCATGACTTCGAAGGCCTCTCCTACACTTCCCAAACCCCCTTCGTCGTCGTCGACATGCGCAACTTCCGGTCAGTCACCATCTCCGGCGACGGCAAAACCGCGTGGGTACAAACCGGCGCCACCATCGGCCAGCTCTACCACACGCTCGCCCTCCGAAGCCGGACTCTCGCCTTTCCGGCGGGGGTCTGCCCCACCGTCGGCATCGGCGGCCACTTCAGTGGCGGCGGGTTCGGCATGATGTCCCGGAAATTTGCCCTCGCCGCGGACCACATTGTCGACGCAAGAATAGTCAACGCGGACGGCAAGATCGTTGACCGGTCAAACATGGGTGAGGATCTGTTCTGGGCTATCAGAGGCGGCGGAGGTACCAGCTTCGGGATTGTTCTGGAATTTAAGGTGACGTTGGTAACCGTCCCAGAGATTGTGACGGTTTTCAACGTCACCAGACGCTTGGAGGATAATGCGACGGAGCTAGTCCATCGCTGGCAGTTCGTCGCTGACAAAATCGACGACGAACTGCTAATCAGGATTTTCCTGCATCCCGACATCTCCCCGACGACCGGAAATAGAACGGTCGCCGCTTCCTTCACCGCCTTGTTTCTAGGCCGGGCTCGGGATCTTCTGCATATAATGCAGAGGGAATTTCCCGAGCTCGGGTTGACCGAACAAGACTGCCTTGAGATGAGCTGGATTGACTCGGAGCTCTTTTTCTCAGAGCTCTGGGATCAGCCCCTTGATGTTTTACTAGACAGAGTTCCACGTGGCTCCACGTATTTCAAAGGGAAGTCGGATTACGTCAGCACTCCGTTCCCGTTAGAAGCGCTGAGAGGGATATGGAGATTCATTATCGAAGAAGATGGTTCAGAACTCCAGTTTAGCCCCTATGGCGGGGCATTCAACGCTTTCTCCGAGGCGGAAACCCCGTTTCCGCATCGGAGGGGTAacatttttatgattgaatATATTGTGGGATGGGCCAATCTTAACCAATCAGAGGCCCATCTTGATTGGTTAAGGAGATTGTATGATTACATGGAGAGTTATGTGACAAAGTCTCCTAGGGCTGCCTACGTCAACTACAGAGATCTTGATATTGGGAGGAATAATATCGAGGGTGAGACGAGCTACGAACAAGCTAGTGTTTGGGGGCTTCGATATTTCAACAATAACTTTCGGAGATTGGTTCGTGTAAAGACCGAAGTTGATCCGAGCAACTTCTTCAGAAACGAACAAAGTATTCCACCTATGTCGTCttaaataaaaaccaaaaGACATCTCAGTCAAacatatactataatatatcGACTGATATTCGTAATTAATGAATAAGAATGCTGCATGTATTATGATTATAGGGATTTAGGATTTTATGTGTGTATTATGGCATAGTGAGTTTTAGTTTGGATTGTATTTTGTAATCATGTTCTTTGTATTTTATGTACTATACGATGGTTAGTAATGAATAATGCAGCAtctattttgtgtgttaataTGAGTTATTTTCAAGCATGGTAGAGTCAatacaaattttgataatgtttattcataatctttaattttggtgaaaaaaattattcttacCCAACAAGtacatattaataatttgatgtagaGTACTAAAGGACGTTTGTGGTCTTAAATATATGACGATTTCACGATTTTGATCAagaacattatcttttgaattatttcatctcaaacaaatgaaaacgGTTCGAATTTGGTCCATTTTGAGCGGTGCCgtaaaaaaattgacattcTAACGCCAATttaccctaaaccctaaacgccaatttaacaattttaacTCAACATTATTGTCTTTGTGCATCAACCATGACCATCAGCTGAAAATGGCGGCCTAGGGCAACCACCTTCTCCAATTAGTTCTGTCCTGCCGGAAAATCACAGTGCAAGTGACGTGCAGCAGCTCGAAATCTATAGTAGCCATGACCTCATCGAGCGTGGAAGAATTCATCAAATCTTACCGAGCAAAATTGAACCGGTTCCTAACTATGTTGATAGAATCATAATCAgaaatcaattgaattataGTATTTGCATTTCGATTTAGCGAAGAATGCACAACTTagattggaaaaaaaaaaaatccaccATTACCATCCCCCAAATCCGAGGAGGCGTCCGGCAGCGGGACAGGGGAAGTGGATGGTGGAGATCCGCGAGCCGCAGAGGCAAACGCAGGGTTGGCTCCGCACCTTCGCCATTGCGGATGATGGGATGGTGATTGTGGATGAATAAAGACGATATGTTTAGGACTAAAAAGGTAGAATACATTATTGAGATAAAATTGTTAATCCAGTCAAAATTGAGTTAAATGGCATTGATCGTCAAATGTTTTATGGCGTCGCCCAAAATGGACAAAATCTAAACcgttttcatttgtttggatgcaataattcaaaagatagtGTTCtagaccaaaatcgtaaaatcttcgtatatgtttaggaccacaAATGACTTTTCCTCTTtgatatatatgaatttattcaagtTCATCATCAAATCCCAAATTAAACACTACGATTTTGATGCAAAATACTTTTATCCTATCACCATGAAGGAGGATTTAATTAAGCTTAAGTTGATTATGTAGAATTAATGATTCAGTGTAAAGCCCAAACTTCTTACctcaagaaataaatatcatcgATTGTTTCTTTAACAAGAGTTTTTGGGCTAAGGCCCAAGCTTCTTACCTCTAAAAAGTTAAACTTTCATTTCTCTTAGGTGACTTAGGATATGgctaattcaaaaaataaaatataataagttcccgtattaaaaatattcttcaaATATAGGAGATATTAAAAAGTAATAATCATAAAAGTTGTTAGTTGATAGTAAAACATCACTCGACCGCATAACTTGTAACgtttttcatgattttggATCATAGTCTTTCAAATTTTcgattattatattaatacttGACTCAGCCAATGGACCTAACTAATAAAACTGACGAAATTTCTTATAAgataatttaaagaattataaACATCTATAATATAGTCTATTAAATCAAACTCGtgacatattttattctgaaatatgATCctgtcatttttaatattgggTATTTTTCAATGATTCCAAGAAACAAGCCTTGAAAATCAACAATTTGCACCTAGATGTAAATTTGGGCAATTTCGTTCATAGAAGTTATCTTTTCATATACGTTCTTGAACTGGACATTTCGCTTAATTCcaaacataacaaaataaagtcTGAAATAAATCCACCTGTAATTAACATATCAAAACTCGAATGCGTTGAACTCAATTAGAATACAAATTCTTAGATTTTGACAAGTAACAATacaacattattaatttaataatgtgaTTCAGAAAGGTGCATGAAAGTTACTTATTAATGGTGCGTTCCCTTTAacagaaaataacaaaataaaaattggtaaaCTTTGAAATAGTTACAAACAAAGTCGTTGACTATTGATAATAATAAGACGGTCTACTTCATACAAGAGAGAAACATACTAACAATTAAAGTTAGACTAATTTTGTGGATGAACCCAGATAGAAAACCAAAACTATTGATTATGGGTAGATGCAATTTTTCACTATCTTGAGGATATAGGCTTTCATCGTAGAAAAAAAAGGTGTGAGAAAATCTTTCCATCTAGTATTTTTTAAGTGATCTaaataaaggaagaataaagtatgaaataaaaaaaaaagaaaaatgaagagagaatagagcaagagagaataaagtaagtgacaagaaatatgttgactttattaaaaataaaaatgactccactattATAGAACGTacgaaaatgataaaacaacTCAAATATTATTGAACAGTGAAGtacttaaaatatgaatttcactTAATGCAAAATGCTTTGGGGAGTGGGGACATATacttaattaatgaaatgaggTTCTAGAATAATTAATGGAAATTGAAGGAAAagtattttcaaatttcaatggCATGTAGGAATGCAAGGAAAACAAGATAAGCAAAATCAATAATCTGATGGCTTAAATAACGAACTTATATTTGTCAAAGACGTGAATGGAAAACTTTACCGGTAGTCAATTTGAAAACCGCTACTGCAAACTTGCAcgttttattcatatttatttacaaatatttattcattgcAACATTTAACAAGTATTCTGattaggggtggcaaatcgtgcgtgtcgggtcgttatcgtgtcgacacgataacgacacgaacacgataacaacaaacacgaacacgacccgttaagaaaacctcaaacacgaacacgaacacgacccgctaccctcagacacgaacacgacacgaacccattaacgacacgaaccgtttcggatcaacacgacacgaacacgacacgaacccattaatgacacgaaaataagtattgaaaaatgaaaataataagaataataat
This window contains:
- the LOC125204067 gene encoding patellin-4, whose product is MTVEVECRAEAAPVAVEDVKTAAAEEVKCEKEELKPTIVEKSSSYREESNFLSDLKDHEKKALNELKSKLEAAILENSIFAKKESPKEETSEEKPSEETCEKKEESEVCEEETEKPAPEPVPVEKCDEPEAIDEDISIWGIPLLPSKGNESTNVVLLKFLRAREFKVNEAFEMLKKTLQWRKDFRADALLEEEFEAELGGAAYMSGVDGEGHPICYNIFGVVDEKTVATEEKRERFLRWRVQLMEKGVQKLDFKAGGVSSLLQINDLKNSPGASKKEVRAAVDKAVAVLQDNYPEFVAKNIFINVPFWYYAFHSLMSPFLTQRTRSKLVFARPSKVTETLLKYIPIQEIPVQYGGMKRENDFEFSNADGEATEVVIKAGATETIEIPTPEAGTTFIWDVTVLGWEVSYTEEFVPADENSYTMIVHKCKKMGTDEEAVRNTFKNNEAGKIVITVHNSSGKKKKLFYRYKIKKAAI
- the LOC125204066 gene encoding berberine bridge enzyme-like 18 encodes the protein MKSPHLITLLPLVLANILLIATSSSSSSPNQNYDDFLECLTDQFQRSNSATDIIYTPQNATYASLLLAQNLRPAATAPERPELIITPRQESEIQAAIHCSKKLNLPIRAKSGGHDFEGLSYTSQTPFVVVDMRNFRSVTISGDGKTAWVQTGATIGQLYHTLALRSRTLAFPAGVCPTVGIGGHFSGGGFGMMSRKFALAADHIVDARIVNADGKIVDRSNMGEDLFWAIRGGGGTSFGIVLEFKVTLVTVPEIVTVFNVTRRLEDNATELVHRWQFVADKIDDELLIRIFLHPDISPTTGNRTVAASFTALFLGRARDLLHIMQREFPELGLTEQDCLEMSWIDSELFFSELWDQPLDVLLDRVPRGSTYFKGKSDYVSTPFPLEALRGIWRFIIEEDGSELQFSPYGGAFNAFSEAETPFPHRRGNIFMIEYIVGWANLNQSEAHLDWLRRLYDYMESYVTKSPRAAYVNYRDLDIGRNNIEGETSYEQASVWGLRYFNNNFRRLVRVKTEVDPSNFFRNEQSIPPMSS